A window from Sebastes fasciatus isolate fSebFas1 chromosome 22, fSebFas1.pri, whole genome shotgun sequence encodes these proteins:
- the nwd2 gene encoding NACHT and WD repeat domain-containing protein 2 isoform X2 translates to MWPSGVGSRQPCPRESALRKAAISGNITALPHHVPTGRSVRVFICANPDDTEAERNALKEHVYPKLRDFCRENYGIEFQVVDLYWGADPEEWDSPELQRLRMKLLEECLKTSAGPCFVGLVGEKYGSIRVPGEVESAEFEMILDAAVEAGLDTHILEEWYCRDENSVPPAYYLKPKAQMLKNYQNSMESSSAAKTKNDKAWRNVSEEIKRIFRTAVLQLQEKGTMKIAQAKKFLCSALEDELDFALGKQTPAFLRKCVCYIRKIANFDRFAKIPDMTRYMDIVVSGDRVMRNQEAYERLLKVRDEFIPTVVAASNLRVYSSVTHCDMKLGYSQEVESHYVEGLCKQFYEDMVDIIQATVQQNFGTESDPLYDEILQHSSLCKSYAELYEFKTESLDYVQEYLMPSKGSRQSPLVVYGGPCTGKTLLLSEVAKQAYTWLQKEMGPETDPVVIVRFIGSSLLSTDLRTLLQSICEQIAINYRCLIHFLPNKIQEMRELLINLLGESTFHRPLVIVLDALEQLSDSDEVRKLWWLPIHLPRTVRIVVSTLPNKHGILQKLRQLIHDEGYYVELIQRDRKVCSQTLKQQLLEVKRKVTSGQQIYVNEALAKCTLPMYVNLIYREVVHWRSHKDVDDRSLCSTVHESIEQLFYSVENKLGQRFVFRALGYITMAKAGLTEVELEDILSLDNIVLGDVIVATYLKNPLRISYDLVARLKEELAGYLVERQVRNVTLMVWANRHLHLIAQKLYLSNEEDVHQMHSLLAEYFLGAWAGGRKKIFTYDNNHFTSLNIAHHKNPHLQQSHEKTSSDKYSYDRQTPEQPWVFQCNLLEPDIFFVNHRKMTELVYHLTRSGRTDDLMFGVIMNFSWLYTMIKIGQFEKALTDIDLAYSYTQEKELKFLATTLRSIKVKVIKNPASLSAELQQRLLPVVTSLPKLRHLLLECDKDGPKYCSIVPLHSSMDVTYSPERLPLCSSYMQIVEILPTLAPNIVLVALEDGSVSTWDVESRQLQRQIDTARSVVLGIRLTTDEKYLVVATTKNTLLIYDNHKSCLLSEVEIKGSKHGGVTGGVAFINGFTLSTHHALAWLEASKDVNVIDLLYGWPLYQFHCWYEVTCVQCSPDGMYAFCGQYLNTATIFHLGNGDKLATVTSEFSGGFVKSILVLDTLHQMVMVDNEGSLSVWNTKEITNPRLMEDYDCRGDDSEVVGIELSEDQRSILICKARSIEVLDTKVWKMVEKFKAKRTERFVAAVLSKNGQSIVASMENTSSIFVWRRDSGQCMASLIEISGAIVKLIKSAHHNLLLSVASSGVLSVWDIDIITAMSNIDKTGKKIQTLQLSGREDYVFTMDGSEAVHKWNFSTGFIETVFKHESIVENCVLTSSGDLMVTSDDKSSQYIWQTNTGENIFRINGQRISQLLITHNDQFVVSLCEQNASRVWRLGTGHKVCNILVTLQNALITTANTFLVGTSKNKLLAVSLWSGSVSKKFVCDDGISIVNFKLIPDCPDCVVFITSTETVIIWSVADESVCRRVQLPTNFLKNLEDFQISPNGKLGIVSKGDENINVLDLHSGKLRLVHAAGIIWRQKLSRDGRYLVYVCFQNCDEDDEAGVVSNLIVMRLADGKSIGTCSLYKTPTFLSLSQRALNIIIGFEDGSIGTYTVVDRVDAALKIKIATSNSRQIVNNASQKVRPKCGNHSFKTVADCTWRESTEVFSRDSPINVSDSGEGESTTPTKKSELLQS, encoded by the exons GGTCTGGTGGGAGAAAAGTACGGCAGCATCCGAGTGCCGGGGGAGGTGGAATCAGCGGAGTTTGAGATGATCTTGGATGCAGCTGTGGAGGCGGGGCTGGACACACACATCTTGGAAGAGTGGTACTGCAGGGATGAAAACTCTGTGCCACCCGCATACTACCTCAAACCCAAAGCCCAAATGCTTAAGAACTACCAGAACTCT ATGGAGTCAAGCAGCGCAGCCAAGACCAAGAATGACAAGGCCTGGAGGAATGTGTCGGAGGAGATCAAGAGGATCTTCCGAACGGCGGTGCTGCAGCTTCAGGAGAAGGGGACCATGAAGATCGCTCAGGCCAAGAAATTCCTTTGCTCTG CCTTGGAGGATGAATTAGACTTCGCCCTTGGGAAACAAACTCCTGCCTTTCTCAGGAAATGTGTCTGCTACATCCGCAAGATCGCCAACTTCGACCGCTTCGCCAAAATCCCAGACATGACCCGATACATGGACATCGTGGTGAGCGGCGACCGCGTCATGCGCAACCAAGAAGCCTACGAACGCCTCCTGAAGGTGCGGGACGAGTTCATCCCCACGGTCGTCGCCGCCTCAAACCTCCGCGTCTATTCCTCGGTCACCCACTGCGACATGAAGCTGGGCTACTCCCAGGAAGTGGAGAGCCACTACGTGGAGGGTCTGTGTAAACAGTTCTACGAGGACATGGTTGATATCATCCAAGCCACGGTCCAGCAGAACTTTGGCACGGAGAGCGACCCGCTGTACGACGAGATCCTGCAGCACTCGTCGCTCTGTAAAAGCTACGCGGAGCTCTACGAGTTCAAGACCGAGTCGTTGGATTACGTACAAGAGTACCTTATGCCGTCCAAGGGGAGCAGGCAGAGCCCTCTGGTGGTGTACGGGGGGCCTTGCACTGGGAAGACGCTGCTGCTATCTGAGGTGGCCAAACAG GCCTACACATGGCTGCAGAAAGAGATGGGCCCTGAAACCGACCCAGTGGTTATTGTCCGTTTTATTGGCTCCAGCCTGCTCTCCACAGACCTACGCACCCTCCTCCAGAGCATTTGTGAACAGATTGCAATAAACTACCGCTGCCTGATTCACTTTTTGCCTAACAAGATCCAGGAGATGAGGGAGCTCCTGATCAACCTTCTAGGGGAATCTACATTCCACCGGCCCTTGGTCATCGTCCTGGATGCCCTTGAGCAGCTTTCAGATTCCGACGAAGTTCGCAAGCTGTGGTGGCTCCCCATACATCTGCCTCGGACAGTCCGCATTGTAGTCTCAACGTTGCCCAACAAACATGGCATCCTGCAGAAGCTTCGACAGCTCATCCATGATGAGGGGTATTATGTGGAATTAATCCAGAGGGACCGCAAGGTCTGCAGCCAAACGTTAAAACAGCAGTTGCTGGAGGTGAAGAGAAAGGTCACATCGGGCCAACAGATCTATGTCAATGAAGCGCTTGCCAAGTGTACATTGCCAATGTATGTCAACCTCATCTACAGAGAAGTAGTTCATTGGAGGTCTCACAAAGATGTGGACGACAGGTCTCTGTGCTCCACAGTGCATGAAAGCATAGAACAGCTCTTCTACTCAGTGGAGAACAAGTTGGGCCAACGATTTGTCTTCCGAGCATTAGGGTATATCACCATGGCCAAGGCTGGGCTAACTGAGGTAGAGCTGGAAGATATTCTGTCCCTTGATAATATAGTTCTTGGCGATGTCATTGTGGCAACTTACCTCAAAAACCCCTTGAGGATCTCCTATGATTTGGTTGCAAGGCTCAAAGAGGAGCTGGCTGGTTATCTGGTGGAACGTCAGGTACGTAATGTCACCTTGATGGTTTGGGCCAACAGACACCTGCATCTCATTGCCCAGAAGCTGTATCTTAGCAACGAGGAGGACGTCCATCAAATGCACAGCCTCCTAGCTGAGTACTTCCTGGGGGCATGGGCAGGAGGCAGGAAGAAGATCTTCACTTACGATAACAACCATTTCACTTCCCTGAATATAGCTCACCACAAAAACCCCCACCTTCAGCAGTCCCATGAAAAAACATCCTCTGACAAGTACTCCTATGACAGACAGACTCCAGAGCAGCCTTGGGTGTTCCAGTGCAATCTTTTGGAGCCTGACATTTTCTTTGTCAACCATAGGAAGATGACAGAGCTGGTGTACCACCTTACCAGGAGTGGGCGCACTGATGACCTCATGTTCGGTGTCATCATGAACTTCAGCTGGTTGTACACAATGATCAAGATTGGCCAGTTTGAAAAGGCTTTAACAGACATTGACCTAGCTTACAGCTACACCCAAGAAAAAGAACTGAAGTTCCTGGCCACCACTCTCCGTAGCATCAAGGTTAAAGTAATAAAGAACCCAGCGTCTCTGTCTGCAGAACTGCAGCAAAGGCTTCTGCCTGTTGTCACCTCCCTCCCCAAGCTCAGACACCTCCTCCTGGAGTGTGACAAAGATGGCCCGAAGTACTGCTCCATTGTGCCTCTCCACTCCTCTATGGATGTCACATACAGTCCAGAGAGGCTTCCTCTGTGCTCTAGCTACATGCAGATTGTGGAGATCTTGCCCACTCTCGCCCCAAACATAGTCCTTGTAGCCCTCGAAGATGGGTCTGTCAGCACCTGGGATGTAGAGAGCAGACAACTTCAAAGACAGATCGACACAGCCAGATCCGTTGTGCTTGGAATCAGGCTAACCACTGATGAAAAGTATCTGGTCGTGGCCACAACCAAAAACACGTTGCTcatctatgataatcacaaatCCTGCCTTTTATCTGAGGTTGAAATCAAGGGATCCAAGCATGGTGGTGTCACTGGTGGGGTGGCCTTCATCAATGGTTTTACTTTGTCCACACATCATGCTTTGGCTTGGCTTGAGGCTAGTAAAGACGTCAACGTTATTGACCTACTCTACGGTTGGCCTCTCTACCAGTTCCATTGCTGGTACGAGGTGACTTGTGTCCAGTGCTCTCCAGATGGAATGTATGCCTTCTGTGGCCAGTACCTCAACACTGCAACCATCTTTCATCTGGGAAATGGGGACAAGTTGGCCACTGTCACCTCTGAGTTTTCTGGGGGATTCGTAAAGTCCATTCTAGTTCTGGACACCCTTCACCAAATGGTGATGGTTGACAATGAAGGGAGTTTGTCAGTATGGAACACCAAAGAGATCACCAACCCACGTCTGATGGAGGATTACGATTGCAGAGGGGATGACAGTGAAGTGGTGGGCATTGAGTTATCTGAAGACCAGCGCTCCATTCTCATTTGCAAGGCCAGAAGTATCGAGGTTCTGGACACAAAAGTATGGAAAATGGTAGAGAAGTTCAAAGCCAAACGCACTGAACGCTTCGTGGCTGCTGTTCTCTCCAAGAATGGACAAAGCATTGTGGCCTCCATGGAGAACACCTCCTCCATCTTTGTCTGGAGGAGGGACAGTGGACAGTGCATGGCTAGCCTGATTGAGATCTCAGGTGCTATCGTCAAACTCATCAAATCAGCCCACCACAACCTGCTCCTTTCTGTTGCCAGCAGTGGGGTGCTGTCTGTCTGGGACATTGATATCATCACCGCCATGTCCAATATCGACAAAACAGGCAAGAAGATCCAGACCTTGCAGCTGTCCGGCAGAGAGGATTATGTGTTTACTATGGACGGTTCAGAAGCTGTCCACAAGTGGAACTTCAGCACCGGCTTTATTGAGACAGTCTTCAAGCACGAGAGCATAGTGGAGAACTGTGTACTAACTTCCTCAGGGGATCTCATGGTGACTTCAGATGACAAATCCAGTCAGTACATTTGGCAAACCAACACTGGAGAAAACATCTTCCGCATCAATGGACAGAGAATATCACAGCTGCTAATCACCCACAACGACCAGTTTGTGGTGTCCCTTTGTGAGCAGAACGCCTCCAGAGTGTGGAGGCTCGGGACTGGGCAcaaagtgtgtaacattttagtCACCCTCCAGAATGCACTGATCACCACAGCAAACACTTTCCTTGTGGGAACCTCCAAAAACAAGCTCCTCGCTGTCAGCCTGTGGTCGGGCAGCGTATCCAAGAAGTTTGTCTGTGATGATGGCATCAGCATCGTCAACTTCAAGCTCATTCCTGACTGCCCTGACTGCGTGGTGTTCATCACATCCACAGAGACCGTCATCATCTGGAGTGTGGCAGATGAGTCAGTTTGCAGGCGAGTCCAGCTGCCAACCAACTTCCTCAAAAATCTAGAGGACTTCCAGATCTCGCCTAATGGGAAACTAGGAATTGTCTCCAAAGGTGATGAGAATATTAATGTCCTGGATCTTCACAGCGGGAAGCTGAGGCTTGTCCATGCTGCTGGTATAATTTGGCGTCAGAAATTATCAAGAGATGGACGTTATCTAGTGTATGTCTGTTTCCAGAACTGTGATGAAGACGATGAAGCTGGTGTTGTGTCCAATCTGATCGTGATGCGCCTTGCTGATGGCAAGAGCATCGGCACATGCTCCCTATACAAGACACCcaccttcctgtctctctcccagCGAGCACTAAACATCATCATTGGCTTCGAGGACGGCAGCATCGGCACATACACAGTAGTGGATCGTGTGGATGCTGCACTCAAGATAAAGATAGCCACCTCCAACAGCCGACAGATTGTCAACAATGCCTCGCAGAAGGTGCGGCCCAAATGTGGCAACCATTCCTTTAAGACCGTTGCCGACTGCACTTGGAGGGAGTCAACCGAGGTCTTCTCCAGGGACAGCCCTATCAACGTGTCGGACTCTGGTGAGGGTGAGTCGACCACGCCTACAAAAAAGAGTGAACTGCTGCAGTCATAG
- the nwd2 gene encoding NACHT and WD repeat domain-containing protein 2 isoform X1 translates to MGVFTFLLPSLDILGSHEMKRLNPRWKSPPMWPSGVGSRQPCPRESALRKAAISGNITALPHHVPTGRSVRVFICANPDDTEAERNALKEHVYPKLRDFCRENYGIEFQVVDLYWGADPEEWDSPELQRLRMKLLEECLKTSAGPCFVGLVGEKYGSIRVPGEVESAEFEMILDAAVEAGLDTHILEEWYCRDENSVPPAYYLKPKAQMLKNYQNSMESSSAAKTKNDKAWRNVSEEIKRIFRTAVLQLQEKGTMKIAQAKKFLCSALEDELDFALGKQTPAFLRKCVCYIRKIANFDRFAKIPDMTRYMDIVVSGDRVMRNQEAYERLLKVRDEFIPTVVAASNLRVYSSVTHCDMKLGYSQEVESHYVEGLCKQFYEDMVDIIQATVQQNFGTESDPLYDEILQHSSLCKSYAELYEFKTESLDYVQEYLMPSKGSRQSPLVVYGGPCTGKTLLLSEVAKQAYTWLQKEMGPETDPVVIVRFIGSSLLSTDLRTLLQSICEQIAINYRCLIHFLPNKIQEMRELLINLLGESTFHRPLVIVLDALEQLSDSDEVRKLWWLPIHLPRTVRIVVSTLPNKHGILQKLRQLIHDEGYYVELIQRDRKVCSQTLKQQLLEVKRKVTSGQQIYVNEALAKCTLPMYVNLIYREVVHWRSHKDVDDRSLCSTVHESIEQLFYSVENKLGQRFVFRALGYITMAKAGLTEVELEDILSLDNIVLGDVIVATYLKNPLRISYDLVARLKEELAGYLVERQVRNVTLMVWANRHLHLIAQKLYLSNEEDVHQMHSLLAEYFLGAWAGGRKKIFTYDNNHFTSLNIAHHKNPHLQQSHEKTSSDKYSYDRQTPEQPWVFQCNLLEPDIFFVNHRKMTELVYHLTRSGRTDDLMFGVIMNFSWLYTMIKIGQFEKALTDIDLAYSYTQEKELKFLATTLRSIKVKVIKNPASLSAELQQRLLPVVTSLPKLRHLLLECDKDGPKYCSIVPLHSSMDVTYSPERLPLCSSYMQIVEILPTLAPNIVLVALEDGSVSTWDVESRQLQRQIDTARSVVLGIRLTTDEKYLVVATTKNTLLIYDNHKSCLLSEVEIKGSKHGGVTGGVAFINGFTLSTHHALAWLEASKDVNVIDLLYGWPLYQFHCWYEVTCVQCSPDGMYAFCGQYLNTATIFHLGNGDKLATVTSEFSGGFVKSILVLDTLHQMVMVDNEGSLSVWNTKEITNPRLMEDYDCRGDDSEVVGIELSEDQRSILICKARSIEVLDTKVWKMVEKFKAKRTERFVAAVLSKNGQSIVASMENTSSIFVWRRDSGQCMASLIEISGAIVKLIKSAHHNLLLSVASSGVLSVWDIDIITAMSNIDKTGKKIQTLQLSGREDYVFTMDGSEAVHKWNFSTGFIETVFKHESIVENCVLTSSGDLMVTSDDKSSQYIWQTNTGENIFRINGQRISQLLITHNDQFVVSLCEQNASRVWRLGTGHKVCNILVTLQNALITTANTFLVGTSKNKLLAVSLWSGSVSKKFVCDDGISIVNFKLIPDCPDCVVFITSTETVIIWSVADESVCRRVQLPTNFLKNLEDFQISPNGKLGIVSKGDENINVLDLHSGKLRLVHAAGIIWRQKLSRDGRYLVYVCFQNCDEDDEAGVVSNLIVMRLADGKSIGTCSLYKTPTFLSLSQRALNIIIGFEDGSIGTYTVVDRVDAALKIKIATSNSRQIVNNASQKVRPKCGNHSFKTVADCTWRESTEVFSRDSPINVSDSGEGESTTPTKKSELLQS, encoded by the exons GGTCTGGTGGGAGAAAAGTACGGCAGCATCCGAGTGCCGGGGGAGGTGGAATCAGCGGAGTTTGAGATGATCTTGGATGCAGCTGTGGAGGCGGGGCTGGACACACACATCTTGGAAGAGTGGTACTGCAGGGATGAAAACTCTGTGCCACCCGCATACTACCTCAAACCCAAAGCCCAAATGCTTAAGAACTACCAGAACTCT ATGGAGTCAAGCAGCGCAGCCAAGACCAAGAATGACAAGGCCTGGAGGAATGTGTCGGAGGAGATCAAGAGGATCTTCCGAACGGCGGTGCTGCAGCTTCAGGAGAAGGGGACCATGAAGATCGCTCAGGCCAAGAAATTCCTTTGCTCTG CCTTGGAGGATGAATTAGACTTCGCCCTTGGGAAACAAACTCCTGCCTTTCTCAGGAAATGTGTCTGCTACATCCGCAAGATCGCCAACTTCGACCGCTTCGCCAAAATCCCAGACATGACCCGATACATGGACATCGTGGTGAGCGGCGACCGCGTCATGCGCAACCAAGAAGCCTACGAACGCCTCCTGAAGGTGCGGGACGAGTTCATCCCCACGGTCGTCGCCGCCTCAAACCTCCGCGTCTATTCCTCGGTCACCCACTGCGACATGAAGCTGGGCTACTCCCAGGAAGTGGAGAGCCACTACGTGGAGGGTCTGTGTAAACAGTTCTACGAGGACATGGTTGATATCATCCAAGCCACGGTCCAGCAGAACTTTGGCACGGAGAGCGACCCGCTGTACGACGAGATCCTGCAGCACTCGTCGCTCTGTAAAAGCTACGCGGAGCTCTACGAGTTCAAGACCGAGTCGTTGGATTACGTACAAGAGTACCTTATGCCGTCCAAGGGGAGCAGGCAGAGCCCTCTGGTGGTGTACGGGGGGCCTTGCACTGGGAAGACGCTGCTGCTATCTGAGGTGGCCAAACAG GCCTACACATGGCTGCAGAAAGAGATGGGCCCTGAAACCGACCCAGTGGTTATTGTCCGTTTTATTGGCTCCAGCCTGCTCTCCACAGACCTACGCACCCTCCTCCAGAGCATTTGTGAACAGATTGCAATAAACTACCGCTGCCTGATTCACTTTTTGCCTAACAAGATCCAGGAGATGAGGGAGCTCCTGATCAACCTTCTAGGGGAATCTACATTCCACCGGCCCTTGGTCATCGTCCTGGATGCCCTTGAGCAGCTTTCAGATTCCGACGAAGTTCGCAAGCTGTGGTGGCTCCCCATACATCTGCCTCGGACAGTCCGCATTGTAGTCTCAACGTTGCCCAACAAACATGGCATCCTGCAGAAGCTTCGACAGCTCATCCATGATGAGGGGTATTATGTGGAATTAATCCAGAGGGACCGCAAGGTCTGCAGCCAAACGTTAAAACAGCAGTTGCTGGAGGTGAAGAGAAAGGTCACATCGGGCCAACAGATCTATGTCAATGAAGCGCTTGCCAAGTGTACATTGCCAATGTATGTCAACCTCATCTACAGAGAAGTAGTTCATTGGAGGTCTCACAAAGATGTGGACGACAGGTCTCTGTGCTCCACAGTGCATGAAAGCATAGAACAGCTCTTCTACTCAGTGGAGAACAAGTTGGGCCAACGATTTGTCTTCCGAGCATTAGGGTATATCACCATGGCCAAGGCTGGGCTAACTGAGGTAGAGCTGGAAGATATTCTGTCCCTTGATAATATAGTTCTTGGCGATGTCATTGTGGCAACTTACCTCAAAAACCCCTTGAGGATCTCCTATGATTTGGTTGCAAGGCTCAAAGAGGAGCTGGCTGGTTATCTGGTGGAACGTCAGGTACGTAATGTCACCTTGATGGTTTGGGCCAACAGACACCTGCATCTCATTGCCCAGAAGCTGTATCTTAGCAACGAGGAGGACGTCCATCAAATGCACAGCCTCCTAGCTGAGTACTTCCTGGGGGCATGGGCAGGAGGCAGGAAGAAGATCTTCACTTACGATAACAACCATTTCACTTCCCTGAATATAGCTCACCACAAAAACCCCCACCTTCAGCAGTCCCATGAAAAAACATCCTCTGACAAGTACTCCTATGACAGACAGACTCCAGAGCAGCCTTGGGTGTTCCAGTGCAATCTTTTGGAGCCTGACATTTTCTTTGTCAACCATAGGAAGATGACAGAGCTGGTGTACCACCTTACCAGGAGTGGGCGCACTGATGACCTCATGTTCGGTGTCATCATGAACTTCAGCTGGTTGTACACAATGATCAAGATTGGCCAGTTTGAAAAGGCTTTAACAGACATTGACCTAGCTTACAGCTACACCCAAGAAAAAGAACTGAAGTTCCTGGCCACCACTCTCCGTAGCATCAAGGTTAAAGTAATAAAGAACCCAGCGTCTCTGTCTGCAGAACTGCAGCAAAGGCTTCTGCCTGTTGTCACCTCCCTCCCCAAGCTCAGACACCTCCTCCTGGAGTGTGACAAAGATGGCCCGAAGTACTGCTCCATTGTGCCTCTCCACTCCTCTATGGATGTCACATACAGTCCAGAGAGGCTTCCTCTGTGCTCTAGCTACATGCAGATTGTGGAGATCTTGCCCACTCTCGCCCCAAACATAGTCCTTGTAGCCCTCGAAGATGGGTCTGTCAGCACCTGGGATGTAGAGAGCAGACAACTTCAAAGACAGATCGACACAGCCAGATCCGTTGTGCTTGGAATCAGGCTAACCACTGATGAAAAGTATCTGGTCGTGGCCACAACCAAAAACACGTTGCTcatctatgataatcacaaatCCTGCCTTTTATCTGAGGTTGAAATCAAGGGATCCAAGCATGGTGGTGTCACTGGTGGGGTGGCCTTCATCAATGGTTTTACTTTGTCCACACATCATGCTTTGGCTTGGCTTGAGGCTAGTAAAGACGTCAACGTTATTGACCTACTCTACGGTTGGCCTCTCTACCAGTTCCATTGCTGGTACGAGGTGACTTGTGTCCAGTGCTCTCCAGATGGAATGTATGCCTTCTGTGGCCAGTACCTCAACACTGCAACCATCTTTCATCTGGGAAATGGGGACAAGTTGGCCACTGTCACCTCTGAGTTTTCTGGGGGATTCGTAAAGTCCATTCTAGTTCTGGACACCCTTCACCAAATGGTGATGGTTGACAATGAAGGGAGTTTGTCAGTATGGAACACCAAAGAGATCACCAACCCACGTCTGATGGAGGATTACGATTGCAGAGGGGATGACAGTGAAGTGGTGGGCATTGAGTTATCTGAAGACCAGCGCTCCATTCTCATTTGCAAGGCCAGAAGTATCGAGGTTCTGGACACAAAAGTATGGAAAATGGTAGAGAAGTTCAAAGCCAAACGCACTGAACGCTTCGTGGCTGCTGTTCTCTCCAAGAATGGACAAAGCATTGTGGCCTCCATGGAGAACACCTCCTCCATCTTTGTCTGGAGGAGGGACAGTGGACAGTGCATGGCTAGCCTGATTGAGATCTCAGGTGCTATCGTCAAACTCATCAAATCAGCCCACCACAACCTGCTCCTTTCTGTTGCCAGCAGTGGGGTGCTGTCTGTCTGGGACATTGATATCATCACCGCCATGTCCAATATCGACAAAACAGGCAAGAAGATCCAGACCTTGCAGCTGTCCGGCAGAGAGGATTATGTGTTTACTATGGACGGTTCAGAAGCTGTCCACAAGTGGAACTTCAGCACCGGCTTTATTGAGACAGTCTTCAAGCACGAGAGCATAGTGGAGAACTGTGTACTAACTTCCTCAGGGGATCTCATGGTGACTTCAGATGACAAATCCAGTCAGTACATTTGGCAAACCAACACTGGAGAAAACATCTTCCGCATCAATGGACAGAGAATATCACAGCTGCTAATCACCCACAACGACCAGTTTGTGGTGTCCCTTTGTGAGCAGAACGCCTCCAGAGTGTGGAGGCTCGGGACTGGGCAcaaagtgtgtaacattttagtCACCCTCCAGAATGCACTGATCACCACAGCAAACACTTTCCTTGTGGGAACCTCCAAAAACAAGCTCCTCGCTGTCAGCCTGTGGTCGGGCAGCGTATCCAAGAAGTTTGTCTGTGATGATGGCATCAGCATCGTCAACTTCAAGCTCATTCCTGACTGCCCTGACTGCGTGGTGTTCATCACATCCACAGAGACCGTCATCATCTGGAGTGTGGCAGATGAGTCAGTTTGCAGGCGAGTCCAGCTGCCAACCAACTTCCTCAAAAATCTAGAGGACTTCCAGATCTCGCCTAATGGGAAACTAGGAATTGTCTCCAAAGGTGATGAGAATATTAATGTCCTGGATCTTCACAGCGGGAAGCTGAGGCTTGTCCATGCTGCTGGTATAATTTGGCGTCAGAAATTATCAAGAGATGGACGTTATCTAGTGTATGTCTGTTTCCAGAACTGTGATGAAGACGATGAAGCTGGTGTTGTGTCCAATCTGATCGTGATGCGCCTTGCTGATGGCAAGAGCATCGGCACATGCTCCCTATACAAGACACCcaccttcctgtctctctcccagCGAGCACTAAACATCATCATTGGCTTCGAGGACGGCAGCATCGGCACATACACAGTAGTGGATCGTGTGGATGCTGCACTCAAGATAAAGATAGCCACCTCCAACAGCCGACAGATTGTCAACAATGCCTCGCAGAAGGTGCGGCCCAAATGTGGCAACCATTCCTTTAAGACCGTTGCCGACTGCACTTGGAGGGAGTCAACCGAGGTCTTCTCCAGGGACAGCCCTATCAACGTGTCGGACTCTGGTGAGGGTGAGTCGACCACGCCTACAAAAAAGAGTGAACTGCTGCAGTCATAG